A window of Trichoderma atroviride chromosome 3, complete sequence contains these coding sequences:
- a CDS encoding uncharacterized protein (EggNog:ENOG41), whose protein sequence is MSSIHARSRRAHRPNIAPIKTDTSSFPDVSRRYSSRPSVPYSGTSRSRLNSIGYAQDVMHSGPSPMRHNLSDASDVVAPYVWVSRQFCPTPVSDISPHTKVWPTVFETHARRPRQMSMGHGDVFRQSTAGALRVSATRAASRRQSMYTYRARNRSMDVGLQRQQQHRLSLWERGHRIFGRPGEADVLVKPLHLNLPLREIRSWSKESSSASPLSRRVHVHAVVNSKSRGRFGLTRKFKLEELRATALDPLPCPQSKNFNRQVLLSRLQLSDEDLEPQSPVDLEMADDSDDEVMIKKEKTEMPPDFKNSQPVLKAKAVPMSLQYVRSQLPALAAVMLKGEVGRGDVVELAMPHPTAWSSTIAYVYTGERELLTEEVRENIWYLGGKA, encoded by the exons ATGTCGTCCATACATGCACGGAGCCGCCGAGCTCATCGCCCCAACATCGCTCCTATCAAGACCGACACTTCAAGCTTCCCAGATGTCTCCCGCAGATACTCAAGTCGGCCATCTGTTCCTTATAGCGGGACAAGTCGCTCAAGACTCAACTCAATCGGCTACGCACAAGATGTCATGCACTCGGGCCCCAGCCCCATGAGACACAATCTCAGCGACGCTTCCGACGTGGTGGCTCCGTATGTCTGGGTTTCGAGGCAATTCTGCCCAACTCCCGTGTCTGACATCTCGCCGCACACAAAGGTCTGGCCTACGGTGTTCGAGACGCATGCAAGACGGCCCCGGCAAATGTCCATGGGGCATGGCGATGTGTTTCGACAAAGCACAGCCGGGGCCCTTCGTGTGTCTGCTACCCGAGCGGCGAGTCGCAGACAGTCCATGTATACCTACAGAGCCCGCAATCGATCCATGGACGTGGggcttcagcggcagcaacagcatcgtCTTTCGCTGTGGGAACGAGGTCATAGGATATTTGGCCGCccaggagaagcagatgtTCTTGTCAAGCCACTGCATCTCAATCTGCCACTAAGAGAAATCAGGTCGTGGTCAAAGGAGTCGTCTTCCGCGTCGCCATTGTCTCGGCGCGTCCATGTTCATGCCGTTGTCAACTCAAAATCTCGCGGCCGCTTTGGCCTGACGCGTAAATTcaagctggaagagctgagAGCTACAGCACTAGATCCTCTACCTTGTCCTCAGTCGAAGAACTTCAATCGTCAGGTACTACTATCCAGGCTACAGCTGTCCGACGAAGATCTAGAGCCGCAATCTCCGGTGGATTTAGAGATGGCCGATGATAGTGATGACGAGGTCATgataaagaaggaaaaaacgGAAATGCCTCCGGATTTCAAGAACTCGCAACCCGTGCTCAAGGCAAAGGCTGTACCAATGA GCCTCCAATATGTGCGATCACAATTACCAGCATTAGCTGCCGTTATGTTGAAGGGCGAAGTTGGACGAGGAGATGTAGTAGAACTTGCAATGCCTCATCCAACCGCGTGGTCCTCGACAATAGCTTACGTCTACACTGGGGAGAGAGAGCTCCTCACAGAGGAGGTTAGGGAGAATATTTGGTATCTTGGAGGCAAAGCGTAA
- a CDS encoding uncharacterized protein (TransMembrane:11 (i142-167o173-193i205-227o233-257i269-288o308-326i621-641o647-666i686-713o719-740i747-767o)), whose translation MKEASSDPDIASKRSDAQPVANGLSDQPDTELRDLSASAATSPNNLQTPDTRNAGAVSPLSNDAPFIVNKIPDKDFLKSSLKPKKRSTAPTAQDERPGSFVGTKEAHESTLAPETTNSDDGIENEQDGQKKRTFVQEFRRSFWLVMTHSWFNVLLVFVPLGIILANINGINSGIVFAMNCIAVIPLAGLLAFATESVASKMGDALGALLNVTFGNAVELIIFIIALVKNEIRIVQASLLGSILANLLLILGMGFFLGGLRFREQVYNSTVTQMSACLLSLSVISLVLPTAFHASFNDASLADRQSLKISRGTSVILLLVYAIYLLFQLKSHAYLYESTPQNIVDAESVPGPAAAWLDASSSESSSDSSSDSDDSSHSRDTVRRAMRKVLRHGRRRKSSVASVETSELPTRTSSFGTNATSPQEESSETSSRPQFPRLSSTETNEEVIEDDERSHRKHRRPSLRHLRKKSKKQRRHHQRDAEGDAQQTITEQPDQSSHGNGEPRRVDFAIPNDAEATNSGNEAGNGSKRPTFPALRSVSVKNLAPTVFVQKPGLDPVSAVPAGPVPRVRYGVRRTNSLPDRLNHQLRPPGAMLPAQVPLAAVSRSLSGIKEEEEEEHLTQSAAIILLLVTTGLVAACAEFLIGSIEDVVATSSVGEVFIGLIVLPIVGNAAEHVTSVTVAMKNKMDLAIGVAIGSSIQIAIFVTPLVVILGWIMDKPMTLYFTLFETVCLFVSTFMVNFLVLDGRSNYLEGALLCAVYCIIAVVAYFYPSGADASAWGS comes from the exons ATGAAGGAAGCCTCATCCGACCCCGATATAGCTTCCAAACGCTCTGATGCTCAGCCCGTAGCGAATGGACTCTCCGACCAGCCGGATACCGAGCTCCGTGACTtgtctgcctctgccgcaaCATCTCCAAACAACCTCCAGACACCCGACACTCGCAATGCCGGCGCCGTGTCTCCCCTCAGCAACGATGCTCCCTTCATCGTCAACAAGATCCCCGACAAGGACTTCCTCAAGTCGTCGctcaagcccaagaagcgcTCGACAGCGCCAACCGCGCAGGATGAGAGGCCGGGGTCTTTCGTAGGAACCAAGGAGGCCCACGAAAGCACCCTTGCCCCCGAAACCACCAATTCCGACGACGGAATCGAGAATGAACAAGACGGCCAGAAGAAGCGCACCTTTGTCCAAGAGTTTCGTAGATCCTTCTGGCTCGTCATGACCCACAGCTGGTTCAATGTCCTGCTCGTATTCGTGCCCCTGGGCATCATTCTCGCCAACATCAATGGCATTAATAGCGGCATCGTCTTCGCCATGAACTGTATTGCCGTGATTCCCCTCGCTGGCCTGCTCGCTTTCGCGACCGAGTCGGTGGCCAGTAAGATGGGCGACGCGCTTGGCGCTCTGCTCAACGTGACGTTTGGCAATGCCGTGGAATtgatcatcttcatcattgccCTGGTCAAGAATGAGATCCGTATCGTCCAGGCATCTCTGCTGGGCTCCATTCTTGCCAACCTGCTCCTCATTCTGGGAATGGGCTTTTTCCTCGGTGGTTTGCGCTTCCGAGAGCAAGTCTACAACAGCACCGTTACTCAGATGAGTGCCTGTCTTCTCAGTTTGAGTGTCATCAGTCTGGTCTTGCCT ACGGCTTTCCACGCATCATTCAACGATGCAAGCTTGGCGGACCGCCAATCACTCAAGATTAGCCGCGGTACCAGTGTT ATTCTTTTACTGGTCTACGCCATCTatcttcttttccagctcAAATCCCACGCATACCTCTATGAGTCGACTCCTCAGAATATTGTCGACGCCGAGTCGGTTCCAGGTCCTGCCGCTGCATGGCTGGATGCTTCAAGCTCGGAGTCTAGCTCTGATTCCAGCTCTGATTCCGATGACTCCAGCCACTCCCGGGACACTGTCCGCCGTGCGATGAGAAAGGTTCTCCGCCATGGACGCAGAAGAAAATCGTCTGTTGCTTCCGTGGAAACTAGCGAGCTTCCCACCAGGACTTCGTCTTTTGGAACCAATGCCACTAGCCCCCAGGAAGAGTCCTCTGAAACATCTTCGCGCCCTCAATTCCCTAGGCTCTCTTCAACTGAGACCAATGAGGAGGTTAtcgaggatgacgagagGTCCCATCGCAAGCACAGAAGACCCAGCCTTCGCCACCTGcgcaaaaagagcaagaagcagcGTCGTCACCACCAGCGTGATGCCGAGGGAGATGCCCAACAGACGATTACCGAACAGCCTGACCAGAGCTCGCATGGAAATGGAGAACCTCGCCGTGTCGACTTTGCTATTCCCAACGACGCGGAAGCCACCAACAGTGGCAACGAAGCTGGCAATGGATCCAAGCGACCGACGTTCCCTGCTCTGCGCTCTGTGTCTGTGAAGAATTTGGCGCCCACCGTCTTCGTACAGAAGCCCGGGTTGGATCCCGTCTCTGCGGTTCCCGCTGGTCCGGTGCCTCGTGTTCGCTACGGTGTCCGACGAACCAACTCTCTTCCTGACAGGTTGAACCACCAGCTTCGACCTCCCGGTGCTATGCTGCCGGCTCAggtgccattggctgctgtgAGTCGCTCACTGAGCGGaatcaaagaagaagaggaggaagagcacCTTACCCAATCGGCTGCAATTATCCTTTTGCTTGTCACCACTGGCCTTGTCGCGGCGTGTGCCGAGTTTCTCATTGGTTCCATCGAAGACGTGGTTGCTACGTCAAGTGTCGGCGAAGTCTTTATCGGTCTGATTGTGCTACCTATTGTCGGTAACGCAGCTGAGCACGTCACATCCGTCACCGTCGCaatgaagaacaagatggatCTGGCCATCGGTGTCGCCATTGGCAGCTCCATCCAGATTGCCATTTTTGTCACTCCCCTGGTTGTTATCCTCGGCTGGATCATGGACAAGCCAATGACGTTGTACTTTACCCTGTTTGAGACGGTTTGTCTCTTTGTGTCAACGTTTATGGTCAACTTTCTTGTTTTGGACGGCCGCAGTAACTACCTTGAAGGCGCTCTATTGTGTGCAGTCTACTGCATCATTGCTGTTGTGGCCTACTTTTACCCGTCTGGCGCAGATGCCAGCGCGTGGGGGAGCTAG
- a CDS encoding uncharacterized protein (EggNog:ENOG41), whose amino-acid sequence MEEEVTESCETGRQRDKSLEPDEDAQLQPPVPRRVQELRNPKSRPRKSIKSRARERLAKELQRSPSPPRWRVEVVSALESGQSFSAHVKILRILDRIPELRDHVPQIVSSNAKLRTYTIRYTRCELVGFECEARRSRFSYKKILGFKHQLYGFVKLMYQSGVRYNIYPGNILIYKSVRRESTRHLMFLGSVQDCSDLVDATTEPDWSEYRKYVWEHIHRVFALLEIWTYQEEAVDLIAAVDREKDLVESLIEGNIAVIDDTRGGR is encoded by the coding sequence ATGGAGGAAGAAGTGACAGAATCCTGCGAGAcaggccgccaaagagaCAAGTCCCTCGAACccgatgaagatgctcaGCTACAGCCCCCCGTGCCGCGTCGCGTACAGGAATTGAGGAACCCAAAGAGCAGGCCTCGCAAAAGCATCAAATCCCGCGCCAGAGAAAGACTCGCCAAGGAACTCCAGCGCTCGCCTTCTCCTCCCCGCTGGCGTGTAGAGGTTGTTTCCGCTCTGGAAAGCGGCCAGTCCTTTAGCGCTCATGTCAAGATTCTCAGAATCCTCGACCGCATCCCTGAGCTTAGAGACCACGTACCGCAGATTGTGTCGTCGAATGCCAAGTTGCGAACCTACACGATTCGGTATACTCGCTGCGAATTGGTGGGCTTTGAGTGCGAGGCTCGTCGGTCGCGGTTCTCGTATAAGAAGATACTGGGGTTCAAGCATCAGCTGTATGGGTTCGTCAAGTTGATGTACCAGAGCGGCGTGCGGTACAATATCTATCCTGGGAATATACTCATATACAAGTCGGTTCGGAGGGAGTCTACGCGGCATTTGATGTTCCTCGGATCGGTGCAGGACTGTTCTGATCTTGTTGATGCGACGACGGAGCCGGATTGGAGCGAATATAGAAAGTATGTGTGGGAGCATATCCATCGCGTGTTTGCGCTTCTCGAGATTTGGACGTATCAAGAGGAAGCCGTCGACTTGATTGCCGCTGTGGACAGGGAGAAGGATTTGGTGGAATCGCTGATTGAGGGTAACATTGCGGTTATTGATGATACGAGGGGGGGACGTTGA
- a CDS encoding uncharacterized protein (EggNog:ENOG41) has product MCFGSQDERNNDPPARPAQNYDGGRTSVTANQYSAPPPGYHSQQHVQQHVQQNRRHEDFAPPPGPPPGRRQDDDFAPPAGPPPGRQQQDDFAPPPGPPPSHQQQQSDFAPPPGPPPSKKDDWIAPPSDPYGSQSSNGHDWQAAVPDTSLFPPPPMIFSGYDASPANNATEMEAEAGEEWCQQYPMVKPIVLDQPGKNALRSNNFRLLEPAGFNGSLQFLAPGHWKGHTNRNSPDRCIIGYPPLYVVNEHDPTATGQPKTIYYEVTILRTSPTINLALGFTALPYPSFRLPGWHRGSLAVHGDDGHKYINDRWGGKDFTSEYRAGDTYGIGMTFTPTGTHKPRVDIFFTKNGKRAGGWHLHEETDAEQDLPVTGLEGFHDLSCAIGAFDATDFEVVFDPSKWLYREARFDL; this is encoded by the coding sequence ATGTGTTTTGGCAGTCAGGATGAGAGAAACAACGACCCTCCTGCAAGGCCGGCGCAGAATTATGACGGCGGGAGAACAAGCGTGACGGCAAACCAGTATTCCGCACCGCCGCCGGGATATCACAGCCAGCAGCATGTCCAGCAGCATGTCCAGCAGAATAGACGGCACGAGGACTTTGCGCCCCCTCCTGGACCGCCGCCTGGCAGACGGCAAGATGACGACTTTGCGCCTCCTGCTGGGCCACCTCCAGGacgacagcagcaggatGACTTTGCTCCTCCTCCGGGGCCGCCTCCctctcatcagcagcagcagagcgactttgcgccgccgccaggacCACCACCATCTAAAAAGGACGATTGGATTGCTCCTCCATCGGACCCCTATGGCTCTCAGTCCTCCAATGGCCACGACTGGCAGGCCGCTGTGCCGGACACTTCGCTCTTCCCGCCGCCTCCCATGATCTTCAGCGGCTACGATGCGTCGCCCGCCAACAATGCGACTGagatggaggcagaggctggcGAGGAGTGGTGCCAGCAGTATCCCATGGTCAAGCCTATTGTGCTCGACCAGCCGGGCAAGAATGCGCTGCGGTCCAACAACTTCCGACTCCTGGAGCCGGCAGGCTTCAACGGCTCGCTCCAGTTCCTTGCGCCAGGCCACTGGAAGGGCCACACCAATAGGAACAGCCCCGACCGCTGCATCATCGGCTACCCGCCCCTCTACGTGGTCAACGAGCACGACCCTACGGCCACCGGCCAGCCAAAGACCATCTACTACGAGGTGACTATTCTCCGCACCAGCCCCACGATCAACCTGGCCCTGGGCTTCACGGCCCTCCCCTACCCGTCCTTTCGTCTTCCTGGATGGCACCGCGGCAGTCTGGCTGTTCACGGCGACGATGGCCACAAGTACATCAACGACCGCTGGGGCGGCAAGGACTTCACGTCAGAGTACCGTGCGGGCGATACGTACGGTATTGGCATGACGTTTACGCCGACGGGCACTCACAAGCCTCGCgtcgacatcttcttcacgaAGAACGGCAAGCGGGCTGGTGGGTGGCATCTCCACGAGGAGACGGACGCCGAGCAGGATTTGCCGGTTACGGGGCTGGAGGGCTTCCACGACTTGAGCTGCGCGATTGGAGCGTTTGATGCGACGGACTTTGAGGTTGTGTTTGATCCGTCAAAGTGGCTGTACCGGGAGGCGAGGTTTGATCTCTGA
- a CDS encoding uncharacterized protein (EggNog:ENOG41), producing MAETVEVFNKTLANIKHLKALSDGFMASAKGPILIWEDAQSRKEVVEKNLKKIEVLGHRTNALIEKYRDPSKPEDEASELEIALEQLGDEEEGTEPNTEVIDLFVDGAEAEEVVIWDEGLPIQDGEETVQEEEVVVYEETVQEEEVAVYEEAVQEEEVVVYEDATAQDEAVVGDAGSEEEDSSE from the coding sequence ATGGCGGAGACGGTGGAGGTTTTCAACAAGACGCTGGCGAATATAAAGCATCTGAAGGCTTTATCCGACGGCTTCATGGCCTCTGCAAAAGGTCCGATTCTCATCTGGGAGGATGCGCAGTCGCGAAAGGAAGTGGTGGAGAAGAatttgaagaagattgaggtTCTTGGACACAGGACGAATGCGCTCATTGAGAAGTACCGCGATCCGTCCAAGCCAGAGGATGAAGCGAGCGAGCTGGAGATTGCGCTGGAGCAGCTTggtgacgaggaggagggtaCGGAGCCGAATACGGAAGTTATTGACTTGTTTGTTGATGGTGCCGAAGCAGAGGAGGTGGTGATATGGGATGAAGGTTTGCCGattcaagatggagaagagactgtgcaggaggaagaagtgGTTGTGTATGAAGAGACTGtgcaagaggaagaagtggCTGTATATGAAGAGGCTGtgcaagaggaagaagtggTTGTATATGAAGATGCGACGGCGCAAGATGAGGCTgtggttggtgatgctggctCCGAGGAAGAGGATAGCAGTGAATAA
- a CDS encoding uncharacterized protein (TransMembrane:13 (o20-40i52-70o76-94i134-153o165-187i199-221o241-259i266-285o305-325i345-363o383-410i438-458o464-486i)) translates to MASYKQRKEDFVSNLTGGSVSEISFVTAVAPAAMLLWSVLQARQSFFRPYSALGFVVDFSLTVGTFLLGITLYADSAALLNLLLLAPALLIWFLPSTTGGPKRKPKLPPNAQSKATSEPRPVLSIKPFLTTYRGYMMMTTCVAILAVDFRLFPRRFAKVETWGTSLMDMGVGSFVFSAGIVAARPVLKERATGRQTSLAVRLLQSFRHSIPLLVLGFIRLLSVKGLEYAEHVSEYGVHWNFFFTLGLLPPFVAIFQTIFDVIPSHAALALLLVGTYQVVLESTDLKAFVLTAPRVDLLSMNREGVFSFIGYLSIFLAGQDLGKFVIPRSITSSSNSPAGMQRNTLLMTVAVWAGIWTVLYTVTTSYNFGFGLTVSRRLANLPYVLWVAAFNSWQILAFCIIDTIFFPAFYNAADARSEKEAYQVATSYVLKAYNRNGLAVFLIANLLTGLVNMTIPTLDATPVQAMGILIAYTATVTGVAVLLDIYDISIKL, encoded by the exons ATGGCGAGCTacaagcagcgcaaagagGACTTTGTGTCCAATCTGACGGGCGGCTCCGTCTCTGAAATCAGCTTCGTCACAGCCGTAGCACCC GCGGCCATGCTGCTGTGGTCTGTTCTCCAGGCGCGGCAGTCCTTCTTCAGGCCCTACTCGGCCCTCGGCTTTGTCGTCGACTTCTCACTCACTGTAGGCACTTTTTTGTTGGGCATCACTCTCTACGCGGACTCAGCCGCGTTGCTgaatctgcttctgcttgcgCCGGCTCTGTTGATCTGGTTCCTGCCCTCCACCACCGGAGGCCCAAAGAGAAAGCCCAAGCTTCCCCCAAATGCCCAGTCCAAAGCCACCTCAGAGCCTCGTCCCGTGCTGAGCATCAAGCCTTTTCTCACGACGTATCGCGGATACATGATGATGACCACCTGCGTTGCCATCCTGGCGGTGGATTTCCGCCTCTTCCCGCGGCGATTCGCCAAGGTCGAGACCTGGGGCACGTCCCTGATGGACATGGGCGTTGgctcttttgtcttctcCGCCGGCATTGTGGCAGCTCGTCCTGTCCTCAAAGAAAGAGCCACGGGCCGTCAGACTTCACTAGCTGTCCGGTTGCTGCAATCATTCCGCCATTCCATCccgctgctggtgctgggtTTCATCCGCCTTTTGAGTGTCAAAGGACTCGAGTATGCTGAACACGTGTCAGAGTACGGGGTTCATTGgaattttttcttcactctGGGCCTCCTTCCTCCCTTTGTGGCAATCTTCCAGACCATCTTCGATGTCATTCCGTCGCATGCAGCATTGGCTCTGCTCCTCGTGGGCACATACCAGGTCGTCCTTGAAAGCACGGATCTCAAAGCATTTGTTCTCACCGCCCCTAGGGTAGACCTCCTCTCCATGAACAGAGAGGGTGTCTTTAGCTTCATAGGctatctctccatcttcctggCTGGACAGGACCTCGGCAAATTCGTTATACCTCGGAGCATCACATCAAGCAGCAATTCACCAGCGGGCATGCAAAGAAACACTCTACTCATGACGGTTGCTGTTTGGGCCGGCATCTGGACCGTGCTGTACACCGTTACTACTAGCTACAACTTTGGGTTTGGGTTGACGGTCTCGCGCCGCTTGGCCAACTTACCCTATGTCCTCTGGGTGGCGGCTTTCAACTCGTGGCAGATTCTAGCTTTCTGCATCATCGATACCATTTTCTTCCCTGCCTTTTACAACGCAGCGGATGCCCGCTCTGAAAAGGAAGCCTACCAAGTGGCCACGAGCTATGTTTTGAAAGCGTATAATCGCAATGGCCTGGCAGTGTTTCTCATTGCTAATCTGCTGACTGGACTTGTTAACATGACTATTCCAACTCTGGACGCCACTCCGGTTCAGGCCATGGGCATTCTCATAGCCTACACGGCGACTGTTACGGGGGTTGCGGTTCTGCTTGATATATACGATATATCCATCAAACTGTGA